From Chaetodon auriga isolate fChaAug3 chromosome 10, fChaAug3.hap1, whole genome shotgun sequence, a single genomic window includes:
- the nfascb gene encoding neurofascin isoform X5, whose amino-acid sequence MGTLVEPVLLLLLWQSVRALDIPLEVRQPPTIIKQSMKEHIVDPKDTMIIECEAKGNPHPIFSWRRNGKYYNVARDPQASMRRRSGTLDIYAWNNPEQYEAEYQCIASNEYGSAYSNKIRLRLYRAPVWPREVLEPVVISAGLPLVLSCDPPPGPPRPETYWMTSCSYARPFNWPIQTAFPTMQPVRQDRRVSMGVNGDLYFSNVLYNDSAADYCCNARFPYKNVIQQKMPVVVKVLTTRTVAEAAPTWLSPTGSSSSILVLQGEELLLECIAAGVPTPHITWTKDGEDLVVRSPMKVKNYDKMIIIPKASFDNAGEYVCAASNKIGYIEHTITVRVKAAPFWLEKPTDLVLAPEETGRMVCRADGAPRPTISWFINGEPIETATPQPNRQVSGDTLTLHSVSAANNGVYQCNASNQFGYLLANAFVNVLHATPRILGPRNELMKVTEGSHTFVDCRYFGSPVPELRWSKYGQGNLEGNRFKTHNNGTLEIKRIRIEDQGTYMCIVSNIAGRDENQVRIEVKEPTLIVTRPQSMKVIRGTDVRFECGVKADPTTPVTTTWMKGKKLLTLGWRISLDESNLVITNVNTDDEGNYTCVIKSELDQKSASARLMTVQMLPRTWSCQIRMSVAYGSAGSLETATTALLQNT is encoded by the exons ATGGGAACACTGGTCGaaccagtgctgctgctacttTTATGGCAGAGTGTTCGGGCTTTGGACATCCCTCTGGAAG TCAGGCAGCCCCCAACCATCATAAAGCAGTCGATGAAGGAGCATATTGTTGACCCCAAAGACACCATGATCATAGAATGTGAAGCCAAAGGAAACCCTCACCCCAT TTTCTCCTGGAGGCGTAATGGGAAGTATTACAATGTCGCACGTGACCCTCAAGCATCGATGCGCAGGCGCTCAGGGACGCTGGACATCTATGCCTGGAACAATCCAGAACAGTATGAGGCGGAGTATCAGTGCATTGCCTCCAATGAGTATGGATCTGCATACTCCAACAAGATCAGACTACGACTGTACA GAGCTCCTGTGTGGCCCAGGGAGGTCCTGGAGCCCGTGGTGATCAGCGCTGGCTTGCCTCTGGTCCTGTCCTGCGACCCCCCACCTGGCCCACCCAGGCCTGAAACCTATTGGATGACCAGCT gctCATATGCAAGACCTTTCAACTGGCCCATTCAGACAGCTTTCCCCACCATGCAGCCTGTGCGGCAGGACCGCAGGGTATCCATGGGAGTCAATGGAGATCTCTACTTCTCTAACGTCCTGTACAACGACTCTGCTGCTGATTACTGCTGCAATGCCCGCTTCCCTTACAAGAATGTCATCCAGCAGAAGATGCCTGTGGTCGTTAAAGTGCTCACAA ctcgtACAGTGGCCGAGGCTGCCCCCACCTGGCTGTCTCCCACGGGCTCGTCCAGCTCCATCCTGGTCCTGCAAGGGGAGGAGCTGCTCCTGGAGTGCATCGCTGcaggagt GCCAACTCCTCATATCACATGGACCAAGGATGGCGAGGACCTGGTGGTGAGGTCACCTATGAAAGTTAAGAACTACGACAAGATGATTATAATCCCAAAGGCGTCTTTTGATAATGCCGGTGAATACGTCTGCGCTGCCTCCAATAAGATTGGATACATTGAGCACACAATAACTGTCAGGGTCAAAG CAGCGCCATTCTGGTTGGAGAAGCCCACTGATTTGGTTTTGGCCCCTGAGGAAACTGGGCGCATGGTGTGTCGTGCTGACGGGGCTCCTCGTCCCACAATCAGCTGGTTCATCAACGGGGAACCAATTGAAA cTGCGACACCGCAGCCTAACAGACAGGTGTCAGGAGACACGCTGACTTTACACAGTGtgagtgctgcaaacaatggCGTCTACCAGTGCAACGCTTCCAATCAATTTGGGTACTTACTGGCCAACGCTTTTGTCAATGTCCTGC ATGCAACTCCACGTATTCTCGGGCCCAGGAATGAACTCATGAAGGTGACAGAGGGAAGTCATACCTTCGTAGACTGCCGCTACTTTGGGTCTCCAGTGCCTGAGTTGCGATG GTCCAAATATGGACAGGGGAATCTTGAAGGAAATCGTTTTAAGACCCACAATAACGGGACTCTGGAGATAAAACGCATACGGATCGAGGACCAGGGGACTTACATGTGCATAGTCAGCAACATCGCAGGAAGGGACGAGAACCAAGTCCGAAtagaggtcaaag AGCCCACGTTAATCGTCACCAGACCACAGAGTATGAAAGTGATCCGTGGGACCGACGTGCGCTTCGAGTGCGGCGTGAAAGCAGATCCCACGACTCCTGTCACAACCACCTGGATGAAAGGCAAAAAGCTGCTCACTCTTGGCTGGAG AATCTCTCTGGATGAATCAAATCTGGTCATCACTAATGTAAACACAGACGATGAGGGCAATTACACCTGTGTCATCAAGAGTGAACTGGACCAGAAGTCTGCCTCAGCACGCCTAATG ACCGTCCAGATGCTCCCACGAACTTGGAGCTGTCAGATCCGTATGAGCGTAGCGTACGGCTCAGCTGGGTCCCTGGAGACAGCAACCACAGCCCTATTACAG AATACCTAG
- the LOC143327149 gene encoding calcium-independent phospholipase A2-gamma-like: MQENLDTMSSTRGINRRQKWKIMQNTYITNPQEAEVSQVKSGADQAAVQPNYLSSSGEEGYEHFARHINKYFGAKVTDEVGHDQQRRQQLPAEKNNNDKNHFSTRHNLPQPKQDEPITPETGGLFHSSHNTTIFGENYFQMASHINRYFKGQSGLDEDVDRNPQTETDPGSATSERLKTVSFMDCLRHPTSAIPDLLGAYLKLGPLTQTGKPKPVMTSPEAILKKKLVLSRRQAEEVTRGLIGSLMQASSPEALTACMEVLNEHLIRYPSCKALMWQEKTAVTLLRKRRSYSDNQVLQSTLRETLALIGYMDPVKGRGIRVLSIDGGGTRGVVPLQVLKLLEAETGKKIHQLFDYICGVSTGAVLAFMLGLAHFSLEECADMYRRFGSEVFRQNPLVGTVKMGWNHSYYNTETWEAILQEKLGHRLLIKTARDELSPKVSAVSAVVNWGTSPKAFVFRNYNHKPGSLSRYAGASGCQMWQAVRASSAAPGYFQEFTLQSDIHQDGGIILNNPCALAVHESRLLWPNQPFQCVLSLGTGRYDNVKRAPATSTSLRAKISNLISSATDTEGVHTLLDDLLAPDVYFRFNPMLSAVVSLDESRPWALDQLQRDTQNYLERNRPKLARLCLVLGAERSAVTRTKDWMSERAWEMKQRWV, translated from the exons ATGCAGGAGAATTTGGACACCATGTCTTCCACCAGAGGGATAAACAGGAGGCAGAAGtggaaaataatgcaaaatactTACATCACAAACCCTCAAGAAGCTGAAGTGTCTCAAGTAAAATCAGGTGCTGATCAGGCAGCAGTGCAACCGAACTATCTCTCCAGCAGTGGGGAGGAGGGATACGAACACTTTGCAAGACacatcaataaatactttggTGCAAAGGTTACGGATGAAGTTGGCCATGATCAGCAAAGGAGACAACAACTTCCCGCGGAAAAgaataacaatgacaaaaaccaCTTTTCAACACGACACAATCTACCTCAGCCGAAGCAAGACGAACCTATCACCCCTGAAACTGGAGGTCTTTTCCACAGCAGCCATAACACCACTATCTTTGGGGAAAACTATTTCCAAATGGCCAGTCACATCAATCGGTATTTTAAAGGTCAAAGTGGATTGGATGAGGACGTTGATCGAAATCCCCAAACAGAGACAGACCCTGGATCGGCTACCTCTGAGAGGCTGAAGACTGTATCCTTCATGGACTGTCTTCGCCACCCTACCAGTGCCATCCCTGACTTGCTGGGTGCTTATCTGAAGCTGGGCCCCCTGACCCAGACTGGTAAGCCCAAACCTGTCATGACATCACCGGAGGCAATACTGAAGAAAAAG CTCGTCTTGAGTCggaggcaggcagaggaagTGACACGAGGGTTGATTGGCAGTCTGATGCAGGCTTCATCTCCAGAAGCTCTGACTGCCTGCATGGAAGTGCTCAATGAACACCTTATACGTTACCCATCATGCAAAGCTTTAATGTGGCAG GAGAAAACTGCAGTGACGTTGTTGAGAAAGCGACGGAGTTACAGCGATAACCAGGTCCTTCAGAGCACCTTGAGAGAAACCTTAGCTCTGATAGGCTACATGGATCCGGTCAAAGGTCGTGGCATTAGAGTGCTCTCAATTGATGGTGGTGGCACAag AGGTGTGGTGCCTTTGCAGGTGTTAAAGTTACTGGAAGCTGAGACAGGCAAAAAGATCCACCAGCTGTTTGACTACATCTGTGGAGTGAGCACAG GTGCCGTTCTAGCCTTCATGCTGGGTCTGGCTCATTTTTCTCTGGAGGAGTGTGCTGACATGTATCGCCGGTTTGGCTCTGAAGTGTTTAGACAGAATCCGCTAGTTGGCACCGTGAAGATGGGCTGGAATCACTCTTACTATAACACTGAGACCTGGGAGGCGATTCTACA GGAAAAGCTGGGACATAGACTACTTATTAAAACAGCCAGAGATGAGTTGAGTCCAAAG GTTTCAGCAGTCAGCGCAGTGGTGAACTGGGGTACCAGTCCAAAGGCCTTTGTCTTCCGCAACTACAACCACAAACCAGGCTCTCTCAGCCGCTACGCAGGAGCCTCAGGCTGCCAGATGTGGCAGGCAGTGCGAGCGTCATCCGCTGCCCCGGGATACTTCCAGGAGTTCACCTTACAAAGTGACATTCACCAG gatGGAGGAATTATCCTGAACAATCCCTGCGCCTTGGCTGTTCACGAGAGCCGTCTATTGTGGCCCAACCAGCCCTTCCAGTGTGTGCTGTCCCTTGGCACCGGTCGCTATGACAATGTCAAGAGGGCACCTGccacctccaccagcctgaGGGCCAAAATCAGCAACCTGATCAGCAGCGCCACCGACACTGAAGGAGTCCACACCCTTTTGGACGATCTGCTGGCTCCAGACGTGTACTTCCGCTTCAACCCCATGTTGAGCGCTGTGGTGTCCCTGGACGAGAGCCGGCCGTGGGCCCTGgaccagctgcagagagacaccCAGAACTACCTGGAGAGAAACCGGCCAAAGCTGGCCAGGCTCTGTTTGGTGCTCGGGGCAGAGCGCTCAGCTGTCACCAGAACAAAGGACTGGATGAGCGAGAGGGCCTGGGAGATGAAACAGAGATGGGTGTGA
- the nfascb gene encoding neurofascin isoform X4 — MGTLVEPVLLLLLWQSVRALDIPLEVRQPPTIIKQSMKEHIVDPKDTMIIECEAKGNPHPIFSWRRNGKYYNVARDPQASMRRRSGTLDIYAWNNPEQYEAEYQCIASNEYGSAYSNKIRLRLYRAPVWPREVLEPVVISAGLPLVLSCDPPPGPPRPETYWMTSCSYARPFNWPIQTAFPTMQPVRQDRRVSMGVNGDLYFSNVLYNDSAADYCCNARFPYKNVIQQKMPVVVKVLTTRTVAEAAPTWLSPTGSSSSILVLQGEELLLECIAAGVPTPHITWTKDGEDLVVRSPMKVKNYDKMIIIPKASFDNAGEYVCAASNKIGYIEHTITVRVKAAPFWLEKPTDLVLAPEETGRMVCRADGAPRPTISWFINGEPIETATPQPNRQVSGDTLTLHSVSAANNGVYQCNASNQFGYLLANAFVNVLHATPRILGPRNELMKVTEGSHTFVDCRYFGSPVPELRWSKYGQGNLEGNRFKTHNNGTLEIKRIRIEDQGTYMCIVSNIAGRDENQVRIEVKEPTLIVTRPQSMKVIRGTDVRFECGVKADPTTPVTTTWMKGKKLLTLGWRISLDESNLVITNVNTDDEGNYTCVIKSELDQKSASARLMVMDRPDAPTNLELSDPYERSVRLSWVPGDSNHSPITEYLVQYDDDDWLPGKWKNLSTYPGNLNSVVLHLSPFTYYEFRVIAINEIGMSRPSRPSMRFQSSGAPPDVIPKNLKGVGTWRNNMEISWEPLTYREWNGPHLKYLVWWRRRDSREEWKNATTKWLKYYIYDADTFTPYEIKVQAVNDFGLGPESPVVIGYSGEDRPVTAPLNLRVSDIESTQVTVHWDPVVRNTIMGQLKEYKVYYWRDSSQLRWLRVNRAMKSQAFLNDDPEPSGVVTGLIPYSNYKMYIVVTNNRYEGPPSNNIHFSTPEGVPSAPRSFRIQQRHLDSIYVDWDLPTEPNGIITGYSLKYQTVNATRGEELRVEEFPPNVTSFSVRRFDRYTRYRFSVAARTAIGIGEWHTEESPHYTTEIYAQDQVDISTQGWFIGIMCAVALIVLILLIVCFIKRSRGGKYPVRDKKDISLEPVDDKDQEGSFDYR; from the exons ATGGGAACACTGGTCGaaccagtgctgctgctacttTTATGGCAGAGTGTTCGGGCTTTGGACATCCCTCTGGAAG TCAGGCAGCCCCCAACCATCATAAAGCAGTCGATGAAGGAGCATATTGTTGACCCCAAAGACACCATGATCATAGAATGTGAAGCCAAAGGAAACCCTCACCCCAT TTTCTCCTGGAGGCGTAATGGGAAGTATTACAATGTCGCACGTGACCCTCAAGCATCGATGCGCAGGCGCTCAGGGACGCTGGACATCTATGCCTGGAACAATCCAGAACAGTATGAGGCGGAGTATCAGTGCATTGCCTCCAATGAGTATGGATCTGCATACTCCAACAAGATCAGACTACGACTGTACA GAGCTCCTGTGTGGCCCAGGGAGGTCCTGGAGCCCGTGGTGATCAGCGCTGGCTTGCCTCTGGTCCTGTCCTGCGACCCCCCACCTGGCCCACCCAGGCCTGAAACCTATTGGATGACCAGCT gctCATATGCAAGACCTTTCAACTGGCCCATTCAGACAGCTTTCCCCACCATGCAGCCTGTGCGGCAGGACCGCAGGGTATCCATGGGAGTCAATGGAGATCTCTACTTCTCTAACGTCCTGTACAACGACTCTGCTGCTGATTACTGCTGCAATGCCCGCTTCCCTTACAAGAATGTCATCCAGCAGAAGATGCCTGTGGTCGTTAAAGTGCTCACAA ctcgtACAGTGGCCGAGGCTGCCCCCACCTGGCTGTCTCCCACGGGCTCGTCCAGCTCCATCCTGGTCCTGCAAGGGGAGGAGCTGCTCCTGGAGTGCATCGCTGcaggagt GCCAACTCCTCATATCACATGGACCAAGGATGGCGAGGACCTGGTGGTGAGGTCACCTATGAAAGTTAAGAACTACGACAAGATGATTATAATCCCAAAGGCGTCTTTTGATAATGCCGGTGAATACGTCTGCGCTGCCTCCAATAAGATTGGATACATTGAGCACACAATAACTGTCAGGGTCAAAG CAGCGCCATTCTGGTTGGAGAAGCCCACTGATTTGGTTTTGGCCCCTGAGGAAACTGGGCGCATGGTGTGTCGTGCTGACGGGGCTCCTCGTCCCACAATCAGCTGGTTCATCAACGGGGAACCAATTGAAA cTGCGACACCGCAGCCTAACAGACAGGTGTCAGGAGACACGCTGACTTTACACAGTGtgagtgctgcaaacaatggCGTCTACCAGTGCAACGCTTCCAATCAATTTGGGTACTTACTGGCCAACGCTTTTGTCAATGTCCTGC ATGCAACTCCACGTATTCTCGGGCCCAGGAATGAACTCATGAAGGTGACAGAGGGAAGTCATACCTTCGTAGACTGCCGCTACTTTGGGTCTCCAGTGCCTGAGTTGCGATG GTCCAAATATGGACAGGGGAATCTTGAAGGAAATCGTTTTAAGACCCACAATAACGGGACTCTGGAGATAAAACGCATACGGATCGAGGACCAGGGGACTTACATGTGCATAGTCAGCAACATCGCAGGAAGGGACGAGAACCAAGTCCGAAtagaggtcaaag AGCCCACGTTAATCGTCACCAGACCACAGAGTATGAAAGTGATCCGTGGGACCGACGTGCGCTTCGAGTGCGGCGTGAAAGCAGATCCCACGACTCCTGTCACAACCACCTGGATGAAAGGCAAAAAGCTGCTCACTCTTGGCTGGAG AATCTCTCTGGATGAATCAAATCTGGTCATCACTAATGTAAACACAGACGATGAGGGCAATTACACCTGTGTCATCAAGAGTGAACTGGACCAGAAGTCTGCCTCAGCACGCCTAATGGTGATGG ACCGTCCAGATGCTCCCACGAACTTGGAGCTGTCAGATCCGTATGAGCGTAGCGTACGGCTCAGCTGGGTCCCTGGAGACAGCAACCACAGCCCTATTACAG AATACCTAGTGCAGTATGATGACGATGACTGGTTGCCTGGGAAGTGGAAAAACCTGTCAACATACCCCGGGAACCTCAACTCTGTCGTTCTCCATCTTTCACCGTTCACCTACTACGAGTTCCGGGTCATTGCTATCAACGAAATCGGAATGAGTCGCCCCAGTCGTCCATCGATGCGCTTCCAGAGCAGCGGTGCAC CCCCAGATGTCATTCCAAAGAACTTAAAGGGTGTGGGAACATGGAGGAATAACATGGAGATCAGCTGGGAG CCGCTGACCTACAGAGAGTGGAACGGGCCCCACCTGAAGTATCTGGTgtggtggagaaggagagactCCCGAGAGGAGTGGAAGAACGCAACCACTAAATGGCTGAAATACTACATCTATGATGCCGATACCTTCACTCCTTATGAGATCAAAGTCCAGGCTGTCAACGACTTTGGGTTGGGTCCAGAGTCTCCCGTTGTCATTGGTTATTCTGGGGAGGACC GTCCCGTAACTGCACCCCTGAACCTGAGAGTGTCCGACATCGAGAGCACTCAGGTGACTGTGCACTGGGACCCAGTGGTACGCAACACTATTATGGGACAGCTGAAAGAATACAAG GTTTACTACTGGAGGGACAGCAGCCAGCTGAGGTGGCTGAGGGTCAACAGAGCGATGAAGTCTCAAGCATTTCTAAACGATGATCCAGAGCCCTCTGGAGTCGTCACTGGGCTCATCCCCTATAGCAACTACAAGATGTATATAGTGGTGACAAACAATCGATATGAAGGGCCACCCAGCAATAATATACACTTCTCAACACCTGAAGGAG TACCATCTGCTCCCAGATCCTTCAGGATCCAACAGAGACATCTGGACAGTATTTATGTCGACTGGGACCTGCCAACAGAACCCAACGGTATCATTACCGGATATTCCCTCAAGTACCAGACAG TGAATGCCACCAGAGGAGAAGAGCTGCGAGTTGAGGAGTTCCCTCCAAATGTAACAAGTTTCTCAGTGCGGCGATTCGACCGCTACACTCGGTACAGATTCTCGGTGGCAGCACGAACTGCGATCGGGATTGGGGAATGGCATACGGAGGAGTCACCCCACTACACCACTGAAA